A DNA window from Guyparkeria halophila contains the following coding sequences:
- the acpS gene encoding holo-ACP synthase: protein MILGIGTDLVEIARIEAALDRHGSRLVERVLGPVERERVPDRNPAPWIAKRFATKEAVAKALGTGFRDGLRLVDIQTGHDDYGRPRVQLDGKARERFESLGGVSIELSVSDERAYALAFVVISG, encoded by the coding sequence ATGATTCTGGGTATCGGCACCGATCTGGTCGAGATTGCACGTATCGAGGCGGCGCTCGATCGCCACGGCTCGCGCCTGGTTGAGCGTGTGCTGGGCCCCGTGGAGCGCGAGCGGGTGCCGGATCGCAATCCGGCCCCCTGGATCGCCAAGCGCTTCGCGACCAAGGAGGCCGTCGCCAAGGCCCTGGGTACCGGGTTTCGGGATGGCTTGCGGTTGGTCGACATCCAGACCGGACACGACGACTACGGTCGCCCGCGCGTCCAGCTCGACGGCAAGGCGCGCGAACGGTTCGAGTCCCTGGGTGGGGTGTCGATCGAGCTTTCGGTCAGCGACGAGCGCGCCTACGCACTCGCCTTTGTCGTGATCAGCGGTTAA
- the recO gene encoding DNA repair protein RecO, translated as MRGFLLHARPFKEHGLLLDWLTDTRGWVRMRQNGGRRVKKRGSQRPPSFVCLEVETAGRGGWPILTGAEPVEGLRFLHGQSLAAAFYLHELILRALRPEEAVPGLFLDYWKSLAMLDSPEMPVSVVVRRFERQLLEHLGAGLDWERAADGLPIEPEWQYRVGLQGGIVPGNGANAVSGRLLRAIARDEALTDAVDRRRARDLMQGLLAPHVGSAPFLSRRLWPSTRDSTPGPDAGEPRRP; from the coding sequence ATGCGCGGTTTTCTGCTCCACGCGCGGCCATTCAAGGAACACGGTCTGCTGCTCGACTGGTTGACCGACACCCGCGGCTGGGTACGGATGCGCCAGAATGGCGGGCGCCGGGTCAAAAAACGCGGCAGTCAGCGCCCGCCCAGTTTTGTCTGCCTGGAGGTGGAGACCGCCGGGCGAGGGGGATGGCCCATACTGACCGGGGCCGAGCCGGTCGAGGGGCTTCGCTTTCTGCACGGTCAATCGCTGGCGGCAGCCTTCTACCTGCATGAGCTGATCCTGCGGGCACTGCGTCCGGAAGAAGCGGTGCCGGGCCTGTTTCTTGATTACTGGAAAAGCCTTGCCATGCTCGATTCGCCCGAGATGCCGGTTTCGGTGGTCGTGCGACGGTTCGAGCGCCAGCTGCTGGAGCATCTCGGTGCCGGGCTTGACTGGGAACGGGCGGCCGATGGCCTGCCGATCGAGCCGGAATGGCAATATCGCGTCGGCCTGCAGGGCGGTATCGTGCCCGGTAACGGGGCGAACGCCGTGTCGGGCCGCCTGCTGCGTGCGATCGCTCGCGACGAGGCGCTGACCGATGCCGTCGACCGACGCCGGGCGCGGGACCTGATGCAGGGCTTGCTGGCCCCGCACGTGGGCTCGGCCCCGTTCTTGTCGCGACGGTTGTGGCCCAGCACTAGGGATTCGACCCCGGGCCCCGATGCAGGCGAGCCGCGCAGGCCCTAG
- the lepA gene encoding translation elongation factor 4 → MASERLSRIRNFSIIAHIDHGKSTLADRIIQRCEGLEEREMSAQVLDSMDIERERGITIKAQSVSLDYHSRDGETYRLNFIDTPGHVDFSYEVSRSLAACEGALLVVDASQGVEAQSVANCYTAIDLGLEVVPVLNKIDLPAAEPDRVKAEIEDIIGIEAQNAVNCSAKTGEGVDEVVERLIEQIPPPQGNEDGPLKALIVDSWFDNYVGVVALVRVIDGAIRPKAKIKAMGTGDVFTVDKTGVFTPKTLARDGLLAGEVGFVIAGIKDIDSAKVGDTLTDAENPADGPLPGFKEMQPRVFSGLYPVEADHYDDLREALRKLRLNDAALHFEPEVSTALGFGFRCGFLGLLHMEIIQERLEREYDIDLITTAPTVIFEIEEKDGTTYQIHNPSQLPEPTLINEIREPIIEAHILCPQDYVGPVLSLCMEKRGVQKNMLYSGNQVTLIFDLPMAEVVLDFFDRLKSVSRGYASFDYHLDRFEAARLVKMDILINGEAVDSLSLIVHRDKAEQRGRELVEKLKELIPQQMFEVALQAAIGGKIIARTNVKALRKNVLAKCYGGDVSRKKKLIEKQKAGKKRMKNIGKVEVPQEAFLAVLQMDNKN, encoded by the coding sequence ATGGCGTCCGAGCGACTCTCCCGGATTCGCAATTTCTCGATCATTGCGCATATTGACCACGGCAAGTCGACCTTGGCCGATCGCATCATTCAGCGCTGTGAAGGCCTCGAAGAGCGCGAGATGAGCGCGCAGGTGCTCGATTCGATGGACATCGAGCGCGAGCGCGGTATCACCATTAAGGCGCAAAGCGTCTCGCTGGACTATCACTCCCGCGACGGTGAGACCTATCGCCTGAACTTCATCGACACCCCTGGGCACGTGGACTTCTCCTACGAGGTGTCGCGTTCGCTCGCTGCCTGCGAGGGGGCGTTGCTGGTGGTGGATGCCTCGCAAGGTGTCGAGGCCCAGTCGGTGGCCAACTGCTACACCGCGATCGACCTCGGTCTCGAGGTCGTGCCGGTGCTGAACAAGATCGACTTGCCGGCCGCCGAACCCGACCGGGTCAAGGCCGAGATCGAGGACATCATCGGCATCGAGGCGCAGAACGCCGTGAACTGCTCGGCCAAGACAGGCGAGGGCGTCGACGAGGTGGTCGAGCGCCTGATCGAGCAGATTCCGCCGCCACAAGGCAACGAGGACGGCCCGCTCAAGGCGCTGATCGTCGATTCCTGGTTCGACAACTACGTCGGCGTGGTCGCGCTGGTGCGCGTCATCGACGGGGCGATCCGGCCCAAGGCCAAGATCAAGGCCATGGGGACGGGCGATGTGTTCACCGTCGACAAGACCGGGGTGTTCACCCCCAAGACGCTAGCGCGAGATGGACTGCTCGCCGGCGAGGTGGGCTTCGTGATCGCGGGTATCAAGGACATCGACTCGGCCAAGGTGGGCGATACCCTGACCGATGCCGAGAATCCGGCCGATGGCCCGCTGCCGGGCTTCAAGGAGATGCAGCCGCGGGTATTCTCCGGTCTGTACCCGGTGGAGGCGGATCACTACGACGACCTGCGCGAGGCACTGCGAAAGCTTCGTCTGAACGACGCGGCATTGCACTTCGAGCCGGAAGTCTCCACCGCGCTGGGCTTCGGCTTCCGCTGTGGCTTTCTGGGGCTGCTGCACATGGAGATCATCCAGGAGCGGCTCGAGCGCGAGTACGACATCGACCTGATCACCACCGCGCCCACGGTCATCTTCGAGATCGAGGAAAAGGACGGCACGACCTACCAGATCCACAATCCCTCGCAGCTGCCGGAGCCGACGCTGATCAACGAGATCCGCGAGCCGATAATCGAGGCGCACATCCTCTGCCCGCAGGACTACGTCGGGCCGGTACTCAGCCTGTGCATGGAAAAGCGCGGCGTGCAGAAGAACATGCTCTATTCCGGCAACCAGGTAACCCTGATCTTCGATCTGCCGATGGCCGAGGTGGTACTCGATTTCTTCGATCGCCTGAAATCGGTTTCGCGCGGTTATGCATCCTTCGATTACCACCTGGACCGCTTCGAGGCGGCCCGCCTGGTCAAGATGGACATCCTGATCAACGGCGAGGCGGTCGATTCGCTCTCGCTGATCGTCCACCGCGACAAGGCCGAGCAGCGGGGCCGCGAGTTGGTGGAGAAGCTCAAGGAGCTGATCCCGCAGCAGATGTTCGAGGTGGCGCTGCAGGCGGCCATCGGCGGCAAGATCATCGCGCGGACCAACGTCAAGGCGCTGCGCAAGAACGTGCTGGCCAAGTGCTACGGCGGCGATGTCTCGCGCAAGAAGAAGCTGATCGAGAAGCAGAAGGCCGGCAAGAAACGCATGAAGAACATCGGCAAGGTCGAGGTGCCCCAGGAAGCGTTCCTCGCCGTCTTGCAAATGGACAACAAGAACTGA
- the lepB gene encoding signal peptidase I encodes MDFELLLVVATFVSGLIWLIDRLAFRPRRRARLAAEAQQLGAEAGIEGGATKDHEPLLVDYAKSFFPILLAVLVIRSFLFEPFRIPSGSMMPTLLVGDFILVNKFTYGLRLPVVNTKIVPIDEPDRGDVTVFRYPEQPEVDYIKRIVGLPGDTVRVDDQRLWINGEPVPLETTGRYEGDANLKHAGLTTAIETLPDGGPHQILMDTDRRLGEGQWTVPEGHYFVMGDNRNHSNDSRFWGFVPESNLVGKAVMIWLHWNWQDGGFDTGRIGRSIDTVDAD; translated from the coding sequence GTGGATTTCGAACTTCTCTTGGTGGTTGCCACCTTCGTCAGCGGCCTGATCTGGCTGATCGATCGATTGGCCTTCCGGCCCAGGCGCCGTGCCCGGCTGGCAGCCGAGGCGCAACAGCTGGGTGCCGAGGCGGGCATCGAGGGTGGGGCGACCAAGGACCACGAGCCACTGCTGGTCGACTACGCCAAGTCGTTCTTTCCCATCCTGCTGGCGGTGCTGGTGATCCGCTCGTTCCTGTTCGAGCCGTTCCGCATCCCGTCGGGATCGATGATGCCCACCCTGCTGGTCGGTGATTTCATCCTGGTCAACAAGTTCACCTACGGTCTGCGCCTGCCGGTGGTCAATACCAAGATCGTGCCGATTGACGAACCGGATCGCGGCGATGTGACCGTGTTTCGTTATCCCGAACAGCCCGAGGTGGACTACATCAAGCGGATCGTCGGCTTGCCCGGGGACACGGTGCGTGTCGATGATCAGCGTCTGTGGATCAACGGCGAACCCGTGCCGCTCGAGACGACCGGTCGGTACGAGGGCGATGCCAATCTCAAGCATGCCGGCCTGACCACGGCGATCGAAACATTGCCGGACGGCGGCCCTCACCAGATTCTCATGGACACCGACCGCCGACTGGGCGAGGGGCAGTGGACGGTACCCGAGGGGCATTACTTCGTGATGGGCGACAACCGCAATCACAGCAACGACAGCCGCTTCTGGGGCTTCGTGCCCGAATCGAATCTGGTGGGCAAAGCGGTTATGATCTGGCTGCACTGGAACTGGCAGGACGGTGGATTCGACACCGGGCGCATCGGCCGCTCGATCGACACCGTCGATGCCGATTGA
- a CDS encoding trypsin-like peptidase domain-containing protein has translation MAGCTDPEDQRPAEQVTGLPDFTLLVEANASSVVNITGVSSLPSLSAEGQGGDSRHDWMRGLFGERADELPGPLLPQENDGSGFILSEDGYIVTNAHVIDGASKVFVRLIDGRELVADVVGIDGIGDIALLKVEADGLPSVSLGDSDEVRPGQWALAIGSPYGFDQTVTAGIISGLGRHLPGQSNQPYVPFIQSDVAINPGNSGGPLFNTRGQVVGINAQIFTESGAFNGISFAIPINYVVDVIRQIKQNGEVKRGFLGVEVRGVSRQLADRLGLEAARGAEVVRIVEGSPAADSSVEAGDIILAVNDIPLADGAGLTEALGSLPPGSQATLEVWTAGATHRVEITLAALPEPTESPSDTTIPESPEEPELVVIETLGMILRPEEGGGVRIGELDPKGPATLAGLMPGDHLISIDRQPVDTLTAAYREIARIAHNRGGKGNDLVLFLVERDGEQRFFMPAFAGNPHKSP, from the coding sequence ATGGCGGGCTGCACGGATCCCGAGGATCAGCGTCCCGCCGAGCAGGTGACCGGTTTGCCGGACTTCACCCTGTTGGTGGAGGCCAACGCCTCGTCGGTCGTCAACATTACCGGCGTGAGCAGCCTGCCGTCCCTGTCCGCAGAGGGGCAGGGTGGAGACAGTCGTCACGACTGGATGCGCGGTTTGTTCGGCGAACGTGCGGACGAACTGCCCGGCCCGCTGCTGCCGCAGGAAAATGACGGGTCGGGCTTTATCCTCAGCGAGGATGGCTACATCGTCACCAACGCGCACGTGATCGACGGGGCGAGCAAGGTGTTCGTGCGCCTGATCGACGGACGCGAACTGGTGGCCGACGTGGTGGGCATCGACGGCATCGGCGATATCGCGCTGCTCAAGGTGGAGGCCGACGGACTTCCCTCGGTGTCACTGGGCGATTCCGACGAGGTGCGCCCGGGCCAGTGGGCGTTGGCGATCGGTTCGCCCTACGGGTTCGACCAGACCGTGACCGCCGGCATCATCAGCGGGCTGGGGCGTCATCTCCCGGGCCAATCGAACCAGCCCTACGTGCCCTTTATCCAGAGCGACGTTGCCATCAACCCGGGCAATTCGGGTGGGCCGCTGTTCAACACGCGCGGGCAAGTGGTCGGGATCAATGCCCAGATCTTCACCGAGTCCGGTGCCTTCAACGGGATTTCCTTCGCGATCCCGATCAACTATGTCGTCGACGTGATCCGCCAGATAAAGCAGAATGGTGAGGTCAAGCGGGGCTTTCTCGGGGTCGAGGTGCGTGGCGTGAGTCGTCAGCTCGCCGACCGCCTGGGGCTGGAAGCGGCCCGTGGAGCCGAGGTGGTGAGAATTGTCGAGGGTTCGCCGGCGGCCGATTCGTCGGTCGAGGCGGGGGACATCATCCTTGCCGTCAATGACATTCCGCTCGCCGATGGCGCCGGCCTTACCGAGGCATTGGGATCGCTGCCGCCTGGTTCCCAGGCCACACTCGAGGTATGGACAGCCGGGGCGACGCACCGGGTCGAGATCACCCTGGCCGCGTTGCCCGAACCAACGGAGTCACCGTCGGACACGACCATCCCCGAGTCCCCGGAGGAGCCTGAACTGGTCGTGATCGAGACCCTCGGGATGATCCTGCGGCCAGAGGAGGGTGGCGGGGTACGCATCGGCGAGCTTGATCCGAAGGGACCGGCCACCCTGGCCGGGCTGATGCCGGGGGACCACCTGATCTCCATCGATCGCCAGCCCGTGGACACCTTGACGGCGGCGTATCGTGAAATTGCCCGCATCGCGCACAATCGCGGCGGCAAGGGCAACGATCTGGTGCTGTTTCTGGTCGAACGTGATGGAGAACAACGCTTCTTCATGCCCGCCTTTGCCGGCAACCCGCACAAGTCACCCTGA
- the rnc gene encoding ribonuclease III has product MSVTKSSNPLIRDPDALAQSLGLSFDNADLLAQALRHRSSGKLNNERLEFLGDSILNLAISDYLYRHKPEATEGALSRLRASVVREETLAQVARRIGLGDYLVMGSGELKSGGHRRDSILADALEAIIGALYLDQGFAPAHDWVQSLFDDELTSLPDAQQLKDAKTQLQEYLQRDRQPLPEYEVLEQTGQAHKQTFEVACRVNFRDDPFATRASGSSRRRAEQTAARRMLKTLRERHDNNAPSESQT; this is encoded by the coding sequence GTGTCAGTAACTAAAAGCAGCAATCCCCTGATCCGTGATCCGGATGCCCTGGCGCAATCGCTGGGGTTGTCTTTCGACAATGCCGACCTGCTGGCGCAGGCGCTGCGCCATCGCTCGTCCGGCAAGCTGAACAACGAACGCCTGGAGTTCCTGGGCGATTCGATCCTCAACCTCGCCATCTCGGACTACCTTTACCGCCACAAGCCGGAGGCGACCGAGGGGGCGCTTTCCCGTCTGCGTGCCTCGGTGGTACGCGAGGAAACCCTGGCTCAAGTCGCGCGCCGTATCGGGCTGGGCGATTACCTGGTCATGGGCTCCGGCGAGTTGAAGAGTGGTGGCCATCGGCGCGATTCGATCCTCGCCGACGCACTTGAGGCGATCATCGGGGCCCTCTACCTCGACCAGGGCTTCGCGCCGGCCCACGATTGGGTCCAGTCGCTGTTCGACGACGAGTTGACCTCGCTGCCGGACGCCCAGCAGCTCAAGGATGCCAAGACGCAATTGCAGGAATACCTGCAGCGCGACCGGCAGCCATTGCCGGAATACGAGGTGCTCGAACAGACCGGTCAGGCCCACAAGCAGACCTTTGAAGTCGCCTGCCGGGTCAATTTCCGCGACGATCCGTTCGCGACCCGCGCGAGCGGATCGTCGCGCCGTCGAGCCGAACAGACGGCCGCACGCCGGATGCTCAAGACGCTCCGCGAGCGTCACGACAACAACGCCCCATCGGAGAGCCAGACATGA
- a CDS encoding DUF4845 domain-containing protein — protein sequence MDNSVSKGQFRGQPIGRVVGASRQGGMSLVGLIIAAIVLGFAALVVMQVVPLYIADQKLTTIFKSLEEESAGSPAEIRRKIDKQLDINEADDRFDSKEFEIRPVTGGYSVTYNYDGRATLFGNLSLVAEFKHQTRVSN from the coding sequence ATGGACAACAGCGTTTCGAAGGGACAATTCCGTGGTCAGCCGATCGGCCGAGTCGTTGGCGCCAGTCGTCAGGGCGGCATGTCGCTGGTGGGATTGATCATTGCCGCGATCGTGCTGGGCTTCGCGGCCCTGGTCGTGATGCAGGTCGTGCCGCTTTACATTGCCGACCAAAAGCTGACCACCATCTTCAAGAGCCTCGAGGAAGAGTCGGCCGGAAGCCCGGCGGAAATCCGTCGCAAGATCGACAAGCAGCTGGACATCAATGAAGCCGACGATCGCTTCGACTCCAAGGAGTTCGAGATCCGGCCGGTCACCGGCGGCTACAGCGTCACCTACAACTACGACGGACGTGCCACCCTGTTCGGCAACCTCTCACTCGTCGCCGAGTTCAAACATCAGACCCGTGTCAGTAACTAA
- the rplI gene encoding 50S ribosomal protein L9 — protein sequence MQVILLSKVENLGSLGDVVNVRPGYARNFLIPYAKAKPATKANMAEFEERRAELEKKAAEELAAAQARADKIGEEASVTIPVKAGAEGKLFGSVGTDEVAAAVNEAFGVEMEKREVRMPEGALRALGEFPIQLHLHSEVDVEINVVVVPEQ from the coding sequence ATGCAAGTAATTCTGTTGAGTAAGGTCGAGAACCTCGGCTCGCTGGGCGACGTGGTCAACGTTCGTCCGGGCTACGCCCGTAATTTCCTGATCCCGTATGCAAAGGCCAAGCCGGCGACGAAGGCCAACATGGCCGAGTTCGAAGAGCGCCGCGCCGAGCTCGAGAAGAAGGCCGCCGAAGAGCTGGCCGCCGCTCAGGCTCGAGCCGACAAGATCGGTGAAGAAGCCAGCGTCACCATCCCGGTCAAGGCCGGCGCCGAAGGCAAGCTGTTTGGCTCGGTCGGCACCGACGAGGTGGCCGCCGCCGTCAACGAGGCATTCGGTGTCGAGATGGAGAAGCGTGAAGTGCGGATGCCGGAAGGCGCCCTGCGCGCGCTGGGCGAGTTCCCGATCCAGCTGCACCTGCACTCGGAAGTCGACGTCGAGATCAACGTCGTGGTCGTTCCGGAGCAGTAA
- a CDS encoding YoaK family protein, which produces MPYPPRTTDESASSKTFLIAFVMAGLAGHVNSVMLIAFGLPVSQMTGTASHLSEGMALASPMVVITAVIILAGFIGGATLSGLLIGRRPFPQSTRYAWALGLESLLLGIAVLGVILGSAIAALAAAAIACGLQNALVASYRGLLIRTTHVTGIATDLGLYLARLIRRRAWAWQGWLLITLLGGYVAGGAMAVFAQGPLGTVNNLLVPTVATGLIAVTDALYQRRRRALNR; this is translated from the coding sequence ATGCCCTACCCGCCACGCACCACCGACGAGTCCGCTTCCAGCAAGACGTTCCTGATCGCCTTCGTGATGGCGGGCCTGGCCGGTCACGTGAACAGCGTCATGCTGATCGCGTTCGGGCTGCCCGTCAGCCAGATGACCGGCACGGCGTCCCACCTGAGCGAGGGCATGGCGCTGGCCAGCCCGATGGTGGTCATCACCGCGGTGATTATCCTGGCCGGTTTCATCGGCGGTGCCACGCTCTCGGGCCTGCTGATCGGGAGACGACCGTTCCCGCAAAGCACGCGTTATGCCTGGGCCCTGGGTCTCGAATCGCTATTGCTGGGAATCGCCGTGCTCGGCGTGATCCTGGGAAGCGCCATCGCGGCATTGGCGGCCGCCGCGATCGCCTGCGGCCTGCAGAATGCGTTGGTGGCGAGCTACCGGGGCCTGTTGATCCGCACCACCCACGTCACCGGCATCGCCACGGATCTGGGCCTATACCTCGCCCGCCTCATTCGGCGCCGCGCCTGGGCGTGGCAAGGCTGGCTCCTGATCACCCTGCTTGGCGGCTACGTGGCCGGCGGGGCCATGGCGGTATTCGCCCAGGGGCCGCTCGGAACGGTCAACAACCTGCTGGTCCCTACCGTGGCCACCGGGCTGATCGCCGTGACCGATGCCTTGTATCAGCGACGTCGCCGCGCGCTTAACCGCTGA
- the pdxJ gene encoding pyridoxine 5'-phosphate synthase translates to MTNRVTAQYPLLGLNIDHVATLRQARGTRYPDPVHAALLAEQSGADSITLHLREDRRHIQDRDVATLRDLLQTRMNLEMAATDEMIELACLLRPHDVCLVPERREELTTEGGLDVAGQIERIHAACDRMGEAGIRVSLFVDADPRQIDAAVACEAPVIEIHTGHYADAIDDHAAQEQLDLIRQCARDAADVGLAVNAGHGLHYHNVAAIAAIEQIEELNIGHAIIAQSVFSGLPAAVREMKTLMHAARFGRSAG, encoded by the coding sequence ATGACCAATCGCGTCACCGCCCAATACCCCCTGCTCGGTCTGAATATCGATCACGTCGCGACCCTGCGTCAGGCGCGCGGGACGCGTTACCCCGATCCGGTGCACGCCGCCTTGCTCGCCGAGCAGTCGGGGGCCGACAGCATCACCTTGCACCTGCGGGAGGACCGTCGCCACATCCAGGATCGTGACGTGGCGACCCTGCGCGACCTGCTGCAGACCCGCATGAATCTCGAGATGGCGGCGACCGACGAGATGATCGAACTGGCCTGCCTGCTCCGCCCGCACGATGTCTGCCTGGTGCCCGAGCGCCGCGAGGAATTGACCACCGAGGGCGGTCTGGACGTGGCCGGGCAGATCGAGCGCATCCACGCGGCCTGTGATCGCATGGGCGAGGCCGGTATTCGCGTGTCGCTGTTCGTCGATGCCGACCCGCGGCAGATCGATGCCGCGGTGGCCTGCGAGGCCCCGGTAATCGAAATCCACACCGGCCACTACGCCGATGCCATCGACGATCATGCGGCCCAGGAGCAACTCGATCTGATTCGACAGTGTGCCCGGGATGCCGCCGACGTGGGGCTGGCCGTCAATGCCGGTCACGGGCTGCACTACCACAACGTGGCGGCGATCGCGGCCATCGAGCAGATCGAGGAACTCAATATCGGGCACGCGATCATCGCCCAGTCGGTCTTCTCCGGTCTGCCGGCGGCCGTGCGCGAGATGAAGACGCTGATGCACGCCGCCCGCTTTGGTCGCTCTGCCGGCTGA
- the era gene encoding GTPase Era produces MTASSRFGHVAIVGRPNVGKSTLVNRLVGQKVSITAPKPQTTRHRITGIITEPRGQIVLIDTPGLHEGGRDALNRQLNRTARSALEGVDLILFMVQAGQFGAEDESVLKLLSHVEAPVVLVVNKVDLVNDKTELLPFLARIGDKGDFAEVYPMSARRQRGLDGLLDLVFSYLPEGPIGYDEDQVTTAPVRFMTAEIIREKLARSLHDELPYQTTVMIERFEETDRLVTIGAVIYVARAGQKGIVIGNKGSRLKIVGQQAREAIEHLLDKRVMLDLWVKVADDWADDERSVAALGYQLPE; encoded by the coding sequence ATGACGGCATCGTCCCGTTTCGGTCACGTGGCGATCGTCGGTCGTCCCAACGTCGGCAAGTCCACCCTGGTCAACCGGCTGGTGGGGCAGAAGGTCTCGATCACCGCGCCGAAGCCACAGACAACCCGTCACCGGATCACGGGCATCATCACCGAGCCGCGCGGTCAGATCGTGTTGATCGACACGCCGGGGCTGCACGAGGGTGGTCGGGATGCCCTCAATCGCCAGCTCAATCGCACCGCGCGCAGCGCGCTCGAAGGCGTCGACCTGATCCTGTTCATGGTCCAGGCGGGGCAGTTCGGCGCCGAGGACGAGTCCGTGCTCAAGCTGCTCTCGCATGTCGAGGCGCCGGTGGTGCTGGTGGTGAACAAGGTCGATCTGGTCAACGACAAGACGGAACTGCTGCCGTTTCTGGCCAGGATCGGCGACAAGGGCGACTTCGCCGAGGTCTATCCGATGAGCGCCCGACGTCAACGCGGCCTCGACGGCCTGCTCGACCTGGTGTTCTCGTATTTGCCAGAAGGACCGATCGGCTACGACGAGGACCAGGTGACGACCGCGCCGGTGCGTTTCATGACCGCGGAGATCATCCGCGAAAAGCTCGCTCGCTCGCTCCACGACGAGTTGCCCTACCAGACCACCGTGATGATCGAGCGCTTCGAGGAAACCGATCGCCTGGTCACGATCGGCGCGGTCATCTACGTGGCCCGCGCCGGCCAGAAGGGCATCGTGATCGGCAACAAAGGCTCACGTCTGAAGATCGTGGGGCAACAGGCGCGCGAGGCGATCGAACATTTGCTCGACAAGCGCGTCATGCTCGATCTTTGGGTCAAGGTAGCGGACGACTGGGCCGACGATGAACGCTCGGTGGCCGCGCTTGGGTACCAGCTGCCCGAATGA
- the rpsF gene encoding 30S ribosomal protein S6 has translation MRHYEIVFMVHPDQSDQVPAMIERYRGIIEAAQGTVHRLEDWGRRQLAYPIKKLVKAHYVMLNVETDQAALAELEEAFKFNDAVLRHMTIRCDEAYTEASPMMQEREAERRPRRRDDDNKREERRDDDKKSDDSSE, from the coding sequence ATGCGTCATTACGAAATCGTCTTCATGGTCCATCCGGACCAGAGCGACCAGGTCCCCGCCATGATCGAGCGCTACCGCGGCATCATCGAAGCCGCACAGGGCACGGTCCACCGCCTCGAGGACTGGGGTCGCCGTCAACTGGCCTACCCGATCAAGAAACTGGTCAAGGCGCACTACGTCATGCTGAACGTCGAGACCGACCAGGCTGCCCTGGCCGAGCTTGAGGAAGCGTTCAAGTTCAACGACGCCGTCCTGCGCCACATGACCATCCGTTGCGACGAGGCCTACACCGAAGCCTCCCCGATGATGCAGGAGCGCGAAGCCGAGCGCCGTCCGCGCCGTCGTGACGATGACAACAAGCGCGAAGAGCGTCGTGACGACGACAAGAAGTCCGACGACTCCAGCGAATAA
- the rpsR gene encoding 30S ribosomal protein S18 produces MARFFRRKRFCRFTAEGVKHIDYKDIDTLRQYVTETGKIVPSRVTGTNARYQRQLQTAIKRARFLALLSYTDRH; encoded by the coding sequence ATGGCCCGTTTTTTCCGTCGCAAGCGTTTTTGCCGTTTCACCGCCGAGGGCGTGAAGCACATCGATTACAAGGACATTGACACCCTGCGTCAGTACGTCACCGAAACCGGCAAGATCGTGCCGAGCCGCGTGACTGGTACCAACGCCCGTTATCAGCGTCAGCTGCAGACCGCCATCAAGCGTGCGCGCTTTCTGGCCCTGCTGTCGTACACCGACCGTCACTGA